In a single window of the Amia ocellicauda isolate fAmiCal2 chromosome 20, fAmiCal2.hap1, whole genome shotgun sequence genome:
- the unc5b gene encoding netrin receptor UNC5B: MPSRRIRALVALLLACGSGLSRAGSDYSEVLPDSFPSAPAEPLPVFQQEPEDAYIIKNKPVELRCRATPATQIYFKCNGEWVNQNDHVTRESLDQITGLVVREVDISVSRTQVEELFGLEDYWCQCVAWSSAGTTKSQRAYVRIAYLRKNFDHEPLGKEVRLEQEVLLQCLPPEGVPPAEVEWLKNEDPIDPAMDSNFLITIDHNLIIKQARLSDTANYTCVARNVVARRRSTTATVIVYVNGGWSTWTEWSPCNARCGRGWQKRTRSCTNPAPLNGGVFCEGPPFQRIVCTTLCPVDGGWTQWTKWSACGTECTHWRSRECQAPAPHNGGRDCTGALMENKNCTDGLCLHNRKLFVEHKSHHPGASSNVALYAGLVVALFLSLAILLAVGVVVYRRSCRDLDSDITDSSAALTAGFHPINYKPPRLDNPQLLHPSAPPDLTAGAGTYRSPMYSLQDSADKIPMTTSPLLDPLPSLKIKVYNSSTLSSLELPNGGGAQDTEIFNLKSQGLGSSSHLHTLPREPGHSASATLGCLGGRLSIPNTGVSLLVPPGTIPQGKFYEMYLIINKWENTMLPSQGTQTVLSPVVTCGPTGMMLCRPVVLTLPHCAELELSDWTLQLKTQRQQGSWEEVLTLGEESLSTPCYCQLEPQCCHLLLDQLGTYCLVGQSVSHPACKRLQVALFAPAPSLSLDYSLRIYCTQDTPHALKEVVEMERSLGGYLLEEPKPLLFKDSCHNLRLSVHDVPHAQWRSKLLAKYQEIPFYHIWSGSQRILHCTFSLERCSAAVSELSCKICVRQVEGEGQIFQLHTFIQENVTPFNPFPMGGGCMPSSQVGPYAFRLPTSIRHKICSSLDAPSARGSDWRQLAQRLGFDRYLNYFATKSSPTGVLLDLWEACHLDDADLSSLAGALEEMGRSEVLVVMASEGEC; encoded by the exons GCAGTGACTACAGCGAGGTTTTGCCGGATTCATTCCCGTCTGCCCCAGCAGAGCCTCTCCCGGTGTTCCAGCAGGAGCCGGAAGACGCCTACATCATCAAGAACAAGCCGGTGGAGCTGCGGTGCCGTGCCACGCCCGCTACACAGATCTACTTCAAGTGCAATGGAGAATGGGTCAATCAGAACGACCACGTGACCCGCGAGAGCCTGGACCAGATCACCG GGCTGGTGGTGAGGGAGGTGGATATCTCCGTGTCGCGCACGCAGGTGGAGGAGCTGTTCGGACTGGAGGATTACTGGTGCCAGTGTGTGGCCTGGAGCTCCGCTGGCACCACCAAGAGCCAGCGGGCGTACGTGCGCATCGCCT ACCTGCGGAAGAACTTCGATCACGAGCCGCTGGGGAAGGAGGTACGTCTGGAGCAGGAGGTGCTGCTGCAGTGTCTCCCCCCCGAGGGCGTCCCGCCGGCTGAG GTGGAGTGGCTGAAGAACGAGGACCCTATTGATCCCGCCATGGACTCCAACTTCCTGATCACTATTGATCACAACCTGATTATCAAGCAAGCGCGGCTGTCCGACACGGCCAACTACACGTGTGTGGCGCGCAATGTCGTGGCCCGGCGCCGCAGCACCACCGCTACCGTCATTGTGTATG TGAACGGCGGCTGGTCCACGTGGACGGAGTGGTCTCCCTGTAACGCCCGCTGTGGACGGGGCTGGCAGAAACGCACGCGCAGCTGCACCAATCCTGCACCACTGAATGGAGGGGTTTTCTGTGAGGGGCCGCCCTTCCAAAGGATTGTCTGTACTACCCTGTGTCCAG TGGACGGTGGCTGGACACAGTGGACAAAGTGGTCGGCCTGCGGGACAGAGTGCACACACTGGCGCAGCCGGGAGTGCCAGGCACCCGCGCCCCACAATGGTGGCCGAGACTGCACCGGCGCACTGATGGAGAACAAGAACTGCACCGACGGGCTGTGCCTGCACA ATAGAAAGCTTTTTGTTGAACATAAAAGCCATC ATCCCGGAGCATCGAGCAACGTGGCGCTGTACGCTGGTCTGGTGGTGGCGCTGTTCCTGTCGCTGGCGATCCTGCTGGCGGTGGGTGTGGTGGTGTACCGGCGCAGCTGCCGAGACCTCGACTCCGACATCACTGACTCCTCTGCCGCGCTCACCGCCGGCTTCCACCCCATCAACTACAAACCCCCTCGGCTAG ACAACCCCCAGCTGCTGCACCCCTCGGCGCCCCCTGATCTGACCGCCGGGGCCGGAACGTACCGCAGCCCGATGTACTCCCTGCAGGACTCAGCCGATAAGATCCCTATGACCACGTCGCCCCTGCTGGACCCTCTGCCCAGCCTGAAGATCAAGGTCTACAACTCTTCTACACTGTCCTCGCTGGAGCTGCCCAACGGTGGGGGGGCGCAGGACACAGAGATTTTCAACCTGAAAAGccagggcctgggctcctcCTCGCATCTGCACACCCTGCCTCGCGAGCCTGGGCACAGTGCCAGCGCCACCCTGGGCTGCCTGGGGGGACGACTGTCCATCCCCAATACAG gcgtGAGTCTGCTGGTTCCTCCGGGGACAATTCCTCAGGGGAAGTTCTATGAGATGTACCTCATCATCAACAAGTGGGAGAACACTAT GCTGCCCTCCCAGGGCACACAGACAGTCCTGAGCCCGGTGGTGACCTGCGGCCCGACTGGCATGATGCTGTGCCGGCCTGTGGTGCTGACCTTGCCACACTGTGCCGAGCTGGAGCTGTCGGACTGGACCCTGCAGCTCAAGACACAACGCCAGCAGGGCAGCTGGGAG gAGGTGCTgaccctgggagaggagagctTGTCCACCCCCTGCTACTGCCAGCTGGAGCCCCAGTGCTGCCACCTGCTGCTGGACCAGCTGGGGACCTACTGCCTGGTGGGCCAGTCTGTGTCACACCCGGCCTGCAAGCGCCTGCAGGTGGCCCTGTTCGCCCCCGCGCCCTCCCTGTCGCTGGACTACAGCCTGCGTATCTACTGCACCCAGGACACCCCCCACGCCCTCAAG GAGGTGGTAGAGATGGAGCGCAGTCTGGGCGGCTACCTGCTGGAGGAGCCCAAGCCCCTGCTGTTCAAGGACAGCTGTCACAACCTGCGCCTGTCCGTCCACGACGTCCCGCACGCGCAGTGGAGGAGCAAGCTGCTCGCCAAGTACCAG GAGATCCCGTTCTACCACATCTGGAGCGGCAGCCAGCGCATCCTGCACTGCACCTTCAGCCTGGAGCGTTGCAGCGCCGCCGTGTCTGAGCTCAGCTGCAAGATCTGCGTGCGGCAGGTGGAGGGGGAGGGCCAGATATTCCAGCTCCACACCTTCATCCAAGAG AACGTGACGCCTTTCAACCCGTTCCCGATGGGGGGCGGCTGCATGCCCTCCTCCCAGGTCGGCCCCTATGCCTTCCGGCTCCCCACCTCCATACGGCACAAGATCTGCAGCAGTTTGGACGCCCCCAGCGCCCGGGGCAGCGACTGGAGACAGCTGGCACAGCGGCTGGGCTTCGACAG gtATCTGAATTACTTTGCCACGAAATCCAGTCCGACAGGCGTTCTGCTGGACCTGTGGGAGGCTTGTCACCTTGATGACGCTGACCTGAGCTCCCTGGCCGGTGCGCTGGAGGAGATGGGCCGGAGCGAGGTGCTGGTGGTCATGGCATCCGAAGGCGAGTGCTGA